In Paenibacillus sp. BIC5C1, a genomic segment contains:
- a CDS encoding iron-hydroxamate ABC transporter substrate-binding protein, which yields MFKSKSILSICTLFIVFALVLAGCGNAGKTTDETGSGSGQTTENQESTGTDTAQNESTESETREYQTDKGMVTIPAHPKRIVTDYYGGEILSVGGNLIGVEPSAFDNPFIKDKLKDTTDVGYPVNVEKTLELQPDLIVVMYDDNYEELSKIAPTVHIPYGTATDIYKTVELFGDLIGQPEQAKAFIADYEEKAAAGREKLKGIVDENTTVGLYELTDKGDLWIFGDNAGRGGQVVYNALKLKMPSKVSKDNQTVQLSLEVLPEYATDYMFMTVYDPEKKGEALKEFKQSKVWNGLNAVKNHRFFENDFDTFYRYDPIAITAQIDLFVDLILKSAEQNK from the coding sequence ATGTTTAAATCCAAATCGATTCTTTCCATTTGCACGTTATTTATTGTGTTTGCGCTAGTTCTTGCGGGCTGCGGAAATGCAGGAAAGACAACGGATGAAACGGGGAGCGGATCAGGGCAGACGACTGAGAATCAGGAATCCACTGGAACCGATACGGCTCAGAATGAATCAACGGAAAGTGAAACACGCGAGTATCAGACGGATAAAGGGATGGTTACCATTCCTGCACATCCGAAACGCATCGTGACCGATTACTACGGGGGCGAAATTCTGTCTGTAGGTGGTAATCTGATTGGTGTGGAGCCGAGTGCCTTCGATAATCCGTTTATTAAGGACAAGCTGAAAGACACCACAGACGTGGGTTATCCGGTTAACGTGGAGAAGACGCTGGAATTACAGCCTGACTTGATCGTTGTCATGTATGATGATAACTACGAGGAACTGTCCAAAATTGCACCAACCGTGCATATCCCATATGGTACAGCGACAGATATCTACAAGACAGTTGAGCTGTTTGGTGATTTGATTGGTCAACCGGAGCAGGCGAAGGCGTTCATTGCCGATTATGAGGAAAAGGCGGCAGCAGGACGCGAGAAGCTGAAAGGCATCGTGGACGAAAATACGACCGTAGGATTATACGAATTGACGGACAAAGGAGATCTGTGGATCTTTGGCGACAACGCAGGCCGGGGCGGACAAGTGGTATACAATGCTTTGAAGCTGAAAATGCCGAGCAAGGTGAGCAAAGACAATCAGACCGTGCAGCTATCGCTTGAAGTACTGCCGGAATACGCTACCGATTACATGTTCATGACGGTGTACGATCCTGAGAAAAAAGGCGAAGCGCTGAAGGAATTCAAACAGTCCAAAGTATGGAATGGTCTGAATGCGGTGAAGAATCACCGATTCTTCGAGAATGATTTTGACACATTCTATCGATATGATCCGATCGCCATTACAGCGCAGATTGATTTGTTTGTTGATCTGATCTTGAAGAGCGCTGAACAAAATAAATAA